The following coding sequences lie in one Scatophagus argus isolate fScaArg1 chromosome 9, fScaArg1.pri, whole genome shotgun sequence genomic window:
- the apoa4b.2 gene encoding apolipoprotein A-IV b, tandem duplicate 2 translates to MKVLVVLVLAVFSGCQANLFYADAPKPQLEVMTDAFWDYVAKATQTADDTLQMIRKSQFGQEVSARLTESTDMASQYAVSVQEQLPPAAQDLITKVTTEADVLRERVTLELNTVRERLEPYTEDMKAQIQQRVELLKQELAPYADSLDSETLRTTLLQKSEELKTSLEQSVRDLQAQLGPYTDDLKQKVDQHLQNFQENVAPVTDKVQVELTQRAQQVREMAAPYVEELREKLDPYAQDLKARLTTLYESFVKAN, encoded by the exons ATGAAGGTCCTTGTTGTGCTCGTCCTAGCTGTTTTCAGCG GCTGTCAGGCCAATCTCTTCTATGCTGATGCACCCAAGCCACAGCTGGAAGTGATGACTGATGCTTTCTGGGACTATGTTGCTAAGGCCACTCAGACAGCTGATGACACTCTCCAGATGATCAGGAAGTCTCAGtttggacaggaagtgag CGCCCGTCTGACAGAGAGTACAGACATGGCCAGCCAGTATGCAGTTTCCGTCCAGGAGCAGCTTCCCCCTGCAGCCCAGGACCTGATCACCAAAGTCACCACAGAGGCTGATGTGCTGAGAGAGCGTGTGACCCTGGAGCTCAACACTGTCAGGGAAAGGCTTGAGCCCTACACTGAAGACATGAAGGCCCAGATCCAGCAGAGAGTGGAGCTGCTCAAACAGGAGCTGGCCCCCTATGCAGACTCCCTGGACTCCGAGACCCTGAGGACCACCCTGTTGCAGAAGAGCGAAGAGCTGAAGACCAGCCTGGAGCAGAGTGTGAGGGATCTGCAGGCTCAGCTGGGGCCCTACACTGATGACCTGAAGCAGAAGGTGGACCAGCACCTGCAGAATTTCCAGGAAAATGTGGCCCCAGTGACCGACAAGGTCCAGGTTGAGCTCACTCAGAGAGCCCAGCAGGTGAGAGAAATGGCTGCACCCTACGTTGAGGAGCTGAGGGAGAAGCTGGATCCCTATGCTCAGGACCTCAAGGCCCGTCTCACCACCCTTTACGAGTCTTTTGTCAAAGCCAACTAA